A genomic region of Mesotoga sp. UBA6090 contains the following coding sequences:
- a CDS encoding ABC transporter permease: MSKSDTKRGILSKNSEIFSLGVILAILVLLFSLALPGKFLRPSNLQSMAFQLPELGVLAFAMMITMLTGGINLSIISSANLSGIIMAMILTGDLASSAGGAGLGWTIFLAVLAGLSISLIVGLVNGMIIAYIGVSPILATLGTMTLLEGISLVITKGYVISGLPRNLLVIGNGTFLGIPVPMFILIGVALAIAIMLNKTRLGLSTYMIGSNIKATSFSGINTNKVTIFVYMISGLLAGIASLIMIARFNSAKAGYGSSYLLVTVLVSVLGGINPNGGFGKVSGVFLGLILLQVISSGLNLLGISQFLTLALWGALLLGVEALRLARKRVR; this comes from the coding sequence ATGTCGAAGAGTGACACTAAGAGAGGAATACTGTCGAAGAATTCCGAGATTTTCTCCCTCGGAGTAATACTTGCGATTCTCGTCTTGCTGTTTTCACTCGCTCTCCCCGGCAAGTTCCTCAGACCAAGCAATCTTCAATCTATGGCCTTCCAGCTTCCCGAGCTTGGAGTGCTGGCCTTCGCTATGATGATAACGATGCTTACAGGCGGGATAAACCTGTCGATCATAAGTTCGGCAAATCTCTCCGGGATAATTATGGCCATGATTTTGACTGGTGATCTAGCTTCGAGTGCGGGAGGGGCCGGACTCGGCTGGACGATCTTTCTGGCCGTACTCGCTGGGTTGTCGATTTCACTCATAGTGGGACTCGTAAACGGAATGATAATCGCGTATATAGGGGTATCTCCGATACTTGCGACGCTAGGTACGATGACCCTTCTCGAAGGAATAAGCCTGGTTATAACCAAAGGGTATGTCATTTCAGGCCTACCGAGGAACCTTCTTGTGATTGGCAATGGAACCTTTCTCGGAATTCCAGTTCCGATGTTTATTCTGATAGGGGTAGCATTAGCCATCGCCATAATGTTGAACAAGACGCGTTTGGGTTTGTCGACTTATATGATAGGTTCAAATATCAAGGCAACGAGTTTCTCGGGGATAAACACGAACAAAGTGACCATTTTCGTATACATGATATCTGGTCTTCTTGCAGGTATCGCATCACTGATAATGATAGCCAGATTCAATTCTGCAAAGGCAGGCTACGGTTCCTCTTATCTTCTGGTGACCGTTCTCGTTTCGGTCCTTGGCGGAATCAATCCGAATGGAGGATTCGGGAAGGTTTCTGGTGTCTTCTTGGGCCTCATTTTACTGCAGGTTATCTCGAGCGGATTGAACCTCCTTGGTATAAGTCAGTTCCTTACACTTGCGCTTTGGGGCGCACTCCTCCTTGGTGTAGAAGCTCTAAGATTAGCCAGGAAGAGAGTCAGATAA
- a CDS encoding DeoR/GlpR family DNA-binding transcription regulator, whose translation MALKKEDRRQNILRVLAERESVNTQELASLMDVSLVTLRRDLRDLQKSGLVINGYGVVRAVNQETDPNSFFLKRLRLSREAKERIAAKAIEFVEENDVLFIDESTTCYVFALKLSRAFKKLHIITNGINILLALSKVQGFSVESSGGSLQYGFDSLIGPRAESLVGSIYANKFFFSCASLRKNIGTFELSPFSASIKRRMLLNSSAKILLVDRSKFEIVAPFKMAEIGEIDRVITEDRDFLPSEDV comes from the coding sequence ATGGCTTTGAAGAAAGAAGACAGAAGGCAGAACATCCTAAGAGTTCTAGCTGAGAGAGAATCGGTCAACACTCAAGAACTTGCATCTCTAATGGATGTTTCTCTCGTCACGCTGAGAAGAGACTTGAGAGATCTGCAGAAATCCGGCCTTGTCATCAACGGATACGGAGTCGTAAGAGCGGTGAATCAGGAAACAGACCCCAACAGCTTCTTCCTGAAAAGGCTGAGGTTATCCAGAGAGGCGAAAGAGAGAATCGCTGCAAAGGCAATCGAGTTTGTCGAAGAGAATGATGTCCTCTTCATAGATGAAAGCACCACATGCTACGTTTTCGCTTTGAAGCTGTCCAGGGCGTTCAAGAAACTGCACATAATTACAAATGGAATCAACATACTGCTTGCGCTTTCGAAAGTTCAGGGCTTTTCCGTTGAGTCGAGCGGCGGCAGTCTCCAGTACGGATTTGATTCGCTTATTGGCCCCAGAGCGGAGAGTCTTGTCGGTTCGATCTATGCAAACAAGTTCTTCTTTTCATGTGCCTCGCTAAGAAAGAATATAGGGACATTCGAGTTGAGTCCCTTTTCCGCCAGCATAAAGAGGAGGATGCTTCTCAATTCCAGCGCAAAAATTCTTCTTGTTGACCGCAGCAAGTTTGAAATAGTCGCCCCGTTCAAAATGGCCGAAATCGGTGAAATAGATAGAGTCATCACTGAAGACAGAGACTTTTTGCCTTCTGAAGATGTCTGA
- a CDS encoding sugar ABC transporter ATP-binding protein: MAEKLLEMRNITKRFGGVLALDSVDFEIEKGEVHCLVGENGSGKSTLIKIISGIHSPDPGGEIYVDGRRISHQKSSNSVREGIQVIYQDLSLFPNLTVAENIAISSRVEARSRLMKWEETEEEAMKTMEKIGVSLDSWREVSDLSIAERQVVAICRAINAKARLVIMDEPTASLSKKEVHSLIRVINELQNREISTIFVSHKLDEIMAVAQRVTVLRDGKKVGVFDASELTQQKLSFLMTGKEFEYTKLPPYLGDVVVIEVRKLSRRDNYKEIDLKVHKGEIVSITGLMGSGRTEFALSLFGMNPPDKGEIFVDGKKINLVSAVDAMRAGIAYVPEDRLQHGLVMEQPVSKNIVLTVLKRILSRIRLLSKVKERTEVKRWVEELSIKIPSVDAPVNTLSGGNQQRVVIAKWLAINPKVLILDSPTVGIDVAAKDSIYKIIRELAAKGISIIMITDEAEEAIYHSNTTYIMSAGRIIGRYNSSELTEKELYEKINEV, encoded by the coding sequence ATGGCCGAGAAATTGTTAGAGATGAGAAATATTACGAAAAGGTTTGGGGGAGTATTGGCCCTCGATTCAGTCGATTTCGAAATAGAGAAGGGAGAGGTCCACTGCCTGGTCGGTGAGAACGGTTCGGGCAAAAGCACCCTGATAAAGATCATCTCGGGTATTCACTCGCCCGATCCCGGCGGCGAGATATATGTTGATGGTAGGAGAATAAGCCACCAGAAGTCTTCAAATAGTGTGAGAGAAGGCATTCAGGTCATATACCAGGATCTGTCGCTCTTCCCGAATCTGACTGTGGCCGAGAACATCGCCATCTCTTCCAGAGTGGAAGCGCGAAGTCGTCTTATGAAATGGGAAGAGACCGAAGAAGAGGCGATGAAAACGATGGAGAAAATTGGAGTTTCTCTAGATTCCTGGCGTGAAGTCAGCGATCTTTCAATAGCGGAAAGACAAGTTGTGGCGATATGCAGGGCAATAAATGCTAAAGCGAGGCTTGTGATCATGGACGAACCTACGGCTTCTCTCAGCAAAAAGGAGGTCCATTCGCTAATTAGGGTGATAAATGAGTTGCAAAACAGAGAAATCTCGACGATCTTCGTCAGCCACAAACTCGATGAAATAATGGCTGTGGCCCAACGAGTTACGGTTCTTCGCGACGGCAAGAAAGTAGGCGTCTTCGATGCTTCTGAATTGACACAGCAGAAGCTCTCATTTCTGATGACAGGCAAGGAATTCGAGTACACTAAACTCCCCCCATATTTGGGCGACGTGGTTGTTATAGAAGTCAGGAAACTCTCAAGGAGAGATAATTACAAAGAAATAGATCTGAAGGTCCACAAGGGTGAGATAGTCAGCATCACAGGACTAATGGGTTCAGGCAGAACCGAGTTCGCCCTTTCACTCTTCGGAATGAACCCTCCGGATAAAGGAGAAATCTTTGTGGATGGAAAGAAGATCAATCTCGTCAGCGCTGTGGACGCCATGAGAGCGGGAATTGCGTACGTGCCGGAGGATAGATTACAACATGGTCTTGTTATGGAACAACCCGTAAGCAAGAATATTGTGCTGACGGTTCTAAAGAGAATACTGTCCAGAATCAGGCTCTTGAGCAAGGTTAAAGAAAGAACTGAAGTGAAACGGTGGGTAGAGGAATTATCAATCAAGATTCCCTCGGTAGACGCTCCTGTTAACACCCTGTCTGGTGGCAATCAGCAGAGGGTTGTAATCGCAAAATGGCTAGCAATAAATCCAAAGGTCTTGATTCTTGATTCTCCGACTGTAGGAATAGACGTTGCGGCAAAAGACAGCATATACAAGATAATAAGAGAGCTCGCCGCAAAAGGTATCTCGATAATCATGATCACAGATGAAGCCGAAGAAGCGATCTATCATTCCAATACAACATATATAATGAGCGCGGGAAGAATAATTGGAAGGTATAACTCCAGCGAGCTCACGGAGAAAGAGCTGTATGAGAAGATCAACGAGGTCTAA
- a CDS encoding ABC transporter permease — MRRSTRSNSGLRKVFGKSEFYLLLVIVVVSLFFTIMKPSFLTFTNIYGMVESNSFLAIMAAGVLVVLISGGIDISFTAIATVAQYVMATIVIQWGGNMFLAFAIGGVVGIGLGLVNALLIYFLRTPPIIVTIATMNLFYGLLIFISGGTWIYGFPMWFMERNLVRFGDSSGITIPILILVLSFILTWLILKYTALGRNIYAVGGNQEAARRVGISILKTQLFVYCYMGFLAGIASTVQANMMLTVAPNALMGRELEVLAAVVLGGASLAGGTGSILGTILGFGLIVIVQNGLTLLGISSYWHKVFVGAIIVISVGITAYQRKLREGKGAIINVEE; from the coding sequence ATGAGAAGATCAACGAGGTCTAATTCAGGATTAAGAAAAGTATTCGGCAAGAGCGAGTTTTACCTCTTGCTTGTGATAGTCGTAGTGTCTCTGTTTTTCACTATTATGAAGCCGAGCTTCCTGACCTTTACCAATATTTACGGCATGGTGGAAAGCAATTCTTTCCTTGCAATAATGGCTGCGGGTGTACTCGTTGTACTAATCTCCGGAGGGATTGACATTTCTTTCACTGCCATCGCTACTGTTGCGCAGTATGTGATGGCGACAATCGTTATTCAGTGGGGAGGAAACATGTTCCTGGCCTTTGCAATAGGTGGAGTAGTCGGTATCGGCCTCGGTTTAGTCAACGCTCTGCTCATATACTTTCTGAGAACTCCGCCGATAATCGTGACGATTGCAACCATGAACCTTTTCTATGGTCTTCTCATATTCATTAGCGGTGGAACCTGGATTTATGGCTTTCCTATGTGGTTCATGGAGAGGAATCTCGTTAGATTCGGAGACAGCTCGGGAATTACGATACCGATTCTCATCCTTGTTCTTTCCTTTATTCTTACGTGGTTAATACTGAAGTACACGGCTCTGGGCAGAAATATCTACGCCGTGGGCGGAAATCAGGAAGCGGCTAGACGTGTGGGCATAAGCATTCTCAAGACACAGCTCTTCGTCTATTGTTATATGGGCTTTCTTGCAGGGATAGCTTCTACGGTTCAGGCGAACATGATGCTTACTGTCGCACCCAATGCTTTGATGGGCAGAGAACTGGAAGTGCTTGCGGCTGTTGTGCTGGGAGGAGCGAGTCTTGCCGGAGGTACGGGGAGCATCCTCGGAACGATTCTGGGATTTGGTCTAATAGTCATTGTTCAGAACGGGTTGACGCTTTTGGGAATCTCTTCTTATTGGCACAAGGTCTTCGTTGGGGCCATAATTGTCATTAGCGTAGGAATAACAGCATACCAGAGGAAACTGCGCGAGGGAAAAGGGGCGATAATCAATGTCGAAGAGTGA